The Argiope bruennichi chromosome 5, qqArgBrue1.1, whole genome shotgun sequence genome segment taaagttcttaattaaaagcttaaaatacaaaaatctttaggattataataagtatattttataaaaaatacgttcaataaggaaactaaaaaaaaacaaaaaaaacattaaaatatttcagttcaaaaaaattttatttaaagagtttATGCAGATTCTTTCAGCACtagatttacaaatttcaagaagGAGTTAGTACATTTAGATTAATTGGAATCACATAGTAATGATGTATCAAAAATGTTTACCAGATGTAGTAGATAAAGTTTCATAGACTTGggattatgatttattttgacaATAATCCAGCAGGTTCTTAGATTTGCATCTCTAGAGAAGGTCTAGAGATGCAAATCTTGAATGTAAACTTTGTATGGCAGTTCAAATACCTTCTTTTGatctttttaatcaattaatatttgtttactaCTGACCGTGTAATTTTTGTTGTGTTAATAAATTGTATATACACTTCAGAGGAATCCTTTCATTTCTTGTGTGTACTAACACATGCACTTGTCATTCCTCACCTAGTATTGTTAAGTGATACTACTTCATTTAGACATACcctaaaagtttataaatttagtgCTGGTATGctcagtaaatataataaataaatataataataataaaatatatgtaataaatataacataccaccaaatatatataaaatattataaaacaaaaaatatttcaatattaatgtatagtaatttcagaaaagtaaaaaaCATCTTCATGAAATGATAAGGGGGGGGTGACATTtctgtttttcaatgaaaaaccaacaacaacaaaatttaaattatttatttaaaatataaaaaaaatcagttttcttgCTATGTTTCTGATCGTTTTTTAAACTCCTCTTCTACTTTAGTTATATCTGACAAAAGATTTTCTTCcagaattttaagattattcttgtttttttctaattcacTTAAATGCTTTtccaaatgattcattttttccataaaactggcaacctgttaaaaaaaaaagcaaaaaacataGTTCACCATGAAAATTCatatatgtgattaaaaaaaataataatgattttagaaaGAAGCAAATAGACTCTTGACAATACAGTTctggttttaaatatatatatatataggatatcaCAAAAAACTGTTTACAAACTTCAAGGTAAGGCATGAAGATAAAAGTAAATCACTTTTAGAATAGAGAATAAGGGCAGAAACTAATTAAGGATATGATACATAGGTTGCATTGTCAATGAATTAAGTAATAGAAATAAACACATCAAATAATATATGCACCATTGTTTTCTAGgattacaatttaaaatgatacaataaCACAATGACCTGAATAGCAACACTCCAAATTACATTCCATGGCAGATACATTAGAAATAGGAAGCAGTATCAAAAACAAAActttggaatatttaaagaaatgtccaAATGATTTGCTGGACAAACTTGTACATGCCTTGCTTGTTTTCATACATGGAATTCTAACTTCTACCATAtaacgaattatttaaaaaaaaatactgaaatggaATCAGAATccttaataaaacttaaaatataaaattgatggcaataatattaatatttggcatCAGCAATAGTCAATAAACTACAAAGTACAATAAATACCTTTATATATGCTTGATGAGGATCAAGGAATTCTGTTTGATCTTTCAAACCAGAATCATTAAGATCTTCAGGCAAATCATTGATGTCATGGGCATCTGACAGGGgggaataataatattaattaaaataggttacataaataaatgaatctaaatcagaaagaaatatcaataatgttttatacaaaatgctcttaattaaatcatattgtttttcattacagtatgacttcaaaaaaattaaagagctgttttaatttcaatacataCTAACATTCATTAGTGGATTCAACCCAATATGacacaatttaatattaacaaagtccaaatgaacagaaaaatacaatcatatcaaatgaaatttaattacaattcatatataatatgtcAACTATATATAATTGTCACTAATGCATAAATCCTGAATATATATCCCCTGTATTTAGGAAGGATAAGAATGACTTCCTTGTAGAAACTTGGATTTCTAGTTCTTATTTCCTGCTGTGTCCTTATTTCTTTTTCACAGCTGAATCATAGAGTTCCCAGTCTttttagcatgataatatttataggctGGCATACTATTTGAAAATGCAATATGCATGAAACTATGTGCAAGAATAAAAATCATGCTAAATGCTTAATCTAATGAACTGTTAGTCCAGTGAACAAGGCAGATCACTGGGCCTAGATCTactaaatttggtatgtagttaaTTTGTGGATAGTAGGTGCTTACTAAGAaagtttttaacatttcaatgagatttttaatttaaaacttgttaaaaatgttaatgttttctTCAATAGTTTCAAGAATATACATGCACAAAAAcctttttatactattttaaaattttaaatgaaagctttTCAATGATgtgtgttttgaaaattattttcatataacttttcctctaattttattacattaatatttttaaatgttttaaaaacagtactttttattgatttaattattaaatttatactcaTGCATGATgtgtcaatttaaataatatttttgtatatgtaatATTAGTCTAtataactaaaaaagaaaaaacaataatattaaactttatattaaccctttgcagtgCACctacctttaaattttaaattcacacaaaaaaaatttgtacataatCTATTTAAGCCTATAGGAGTACACTGGTTAAATTTCATGTAGATTGTACTTATCATTTTGATTTTGGGAACACTGAGCCTCTAAAGTTCTGGAAAGTGCACCTAAGTGGGCATAGcagtaaaatgcaaaaataagtaaaatctcTAGAATTTGAATAACAAAAGCACTATGTTATGTTGGTATTTCAGAAAAATCTAGTTCAAAATAAATAGCAGGAAACTTTGTACAGGTCTAAGTAAAGATTGCAAATGCtgcaaataacaaaaaagaaagaaaaccccCAAAACTTCACACTCATAGTAAGTGTTGCTCATTTCCAAAAATTCTGACCCTCCCAAACACTATTCTTAGAATGGAGCTCATTTATCACAAAAAAGAGGAGAACAGGAAATGAAGACACAGCTGTTCTCTTTATGGCATAATATCCTGTCACGTAACACGATTGGTGCAATGTTCCAGCTGATAGAACACCtagttttattcaataattatgcCTATGTTTTCtcagtgaaaaattttaaaatacaaagaacaaaataaaattttaattatttttctaacaactattttttacaagaaaaaaaataatacaattctttgaaataaataggattttacATAGTATGCTATATCTGAAAATTGTGGATTAGCTTGCTTTAAAttgttatctatttttaaaaatgaaggacAAAAGTGATTcttaaacatactttttttattatttatggttgaatttaatgattttagaaGCAAGTGAAATTAGGTGTTCCAtgttctaaaacatattttttttccccatttatagTTAAATGTAACGATTTTAGAAATGTGCAAAATTAGGTGTTCCATATATTGGAACACTGCACCACGAAGGGTTAAAGATGAAACCATTGGAGATGCAATTTTAACAGTGGTTTCATTATCATTCAtcagtattttaagatttatatcaTTGGGCAGAGGAGTTGATGTCCATGAAAAGGTATAAAAACATCTAGTAAAGGTTATAAAGCAGCAATGGATGGGAAAAATGGGAAGTGTATGCTCTACATCTAATGTGAAGATGCAATGAGTGATTCAGATAAAGTAGCTAAATCAATAAAGGTTTGCTACCTTGATATAAAAGTAATTAGGTAATTTACTTGTACAAAAATGGAGAAATATGATGAGAAGATGGTTAGTGCAACATCATTAAAATCTAAAGAGATGCTGCAATGCTTATTGAGATCACTGAACATGTAGAAGATGGAAAAATGATCTATTCACATTACTGGAAGGGCAATGATAAGGAACAACTTGAAGTTGATTATATTAACTTCTCTATAAACTATTAGTACCACTTCCTGAAAACAACAGCAAATGTTCACAcccaaaattgaaaaagaatgaggGGTGCAGCCAAGTGGCATAATAAGAAACATTGGGCCACAACATGTCAAATATCTTCAAAGTTTATGAGGAGTAAGTACACAATTCATGTATTGCTATATCATGCCAATATCACTAAACGCCATTATACACAATACAATCATCGTGGTGATATTCTCAATTGTTTGGTGATTGAATCTAGGTTCCAATACTTActgtaatttatttgaaaaatttccctaaaaaatttattagctAGTTTAAGAGTTTCTGGATCACTTATTATCAGGGTCATATAATTGCATTTTCTGTTAaatcattaagaataaatttaagagGAAAATAAAGATACCTAAATGAAGTTTACAGCATTATCTAGCTGTTATGTTTTAGTATAAAGATTCAAcacttttttagaatttaaggGCTAAACATATAGAAGTCGCATAAGGAAATATCAAGATATATGAAGGTGATTTGTGGATTTTCTCAAGGCACTTTTGAGCAGGCTGTTGAGGGCTTAGGGTTTTTTAGCTTTGTTGAGGGCCTTCTGGGCCACATACTGCCTGGAGCTCAGCGATAAGTATATAAATTTGTGCCATCAgataaagaagataaaagaaatttaaaaaaaattatatcttattggaaaatattcataGATATATTATctcccaaaaatattaaaaattaccacATGCCAATCCAAACGAAAATCAGAAAAATCTTTTGATCTCTTCTGCTTCCCTTGgctttatttcttaaatcattcCAGTTCAAAATTTAAGTGATAAAAACTCTACTTATTTATAACAGATTACTTGAATTTTCTGTTgttataaacaatatattcagattaaaatagttaatttttagagatggatataaaataattttgttagtaCTATGGAATtagtttttattactaaatagGAATAAAcaggaattaaatattattactgcaaatactattaaaatgcaaaaatttagcaACCTTTGAAAGCTGAAATGTGAgcttaatcaaaattattttgtttttaaatttttttagcagtGTTGTGTTTCTAATTtgcaaatatatgattaaaaaagatCAGACTAGtcaataaatttccaaataaaataatttgaaatttaaaacacagATAGCAAAGCAGAAAGATCCTAGAAACgtgtaacaaatttcataaaagtcCTATaccattaaaaacattatttcattctaCTAAAATGGGGGGCACTTCCAATAATGTAGATGAGCCacctaagagaaaaaaaattctaaccaaatctatcaaaactCGCCAcatataacaagaaaataaagaaaaatataaacattaaaagattCGGTGACTTATAGTCTTAAAAAGATTACAACTTGGCGCCATATTCGCTGGCATGTACCCAATTAATAAACTACCTTACAGCTTTTATcgtacctaaaataaataatttatcttttggaTCTATTTTAAATACTACATCATCTGGTGTCGCTTGAGTTAGATCATCAATGATTTCATCTTTACTTGGAATAGGTGGTCTGGCAGGAagagtagtttttcttttaaacatatttatcattaaaattgtaaaaaaaaaagctatagtTATATGTATTCAAAAACTCTTTTCACATTTACAACATAATCTACTCGCCATAAGAATTAAATTAGTTTGCCCAtcataataacaacaacaatcaaacaattcttttcatttcatttcaaaatgcttCAATTCAGGCTTGCCctctatgcatatatatattttttaataaatcgtttGTTAAAGTTAAGATTTAATAGGTGGATAAAGTAAAgtaattagcttttatcaattcgctcatatttttaaactctctgagagatacatattttcaagtaaaatagtGAAAACGAATAGAATCATTATCTTGCGTAATCTACAGAGAAGTGAATTACTTGTTTCGCAAGTTCGcttatttgaacaatttatttttctagtagaTCTAAATAAATcagatcaaaattatatttatatacggCCATGTGCTAACATTTATGTTCCATAAGTACCACTACTCAGTGAAggtattgttaattttattcagaCATATTTTAGGTTTGTAACATTGTTCAATTATATCATCTTTtcggtatttaatattttacatctaaTGGGTCAGTCgaaggtttaaattattttcttaagtgGAAAGTTGGTATTATGTTTAGATAAAGCATTAGATATGTTAACAAGAATAAAACGTGCGTCCATAATGtttgaatttacaatttttattctgaGTAGCAAAAAATGAGCAAAATTGTGTGTATCCAATATACAGATTATCGTACAATTTCAATGCTTTATCAACTTTTAATGTAATCTCGTGAAAATGAATACCCTTTCCCtttcaaatgataattatatGTGTAATGCAagttatgcatttaatatttttaaaggaaagcaAGTTTcttccaaaacttttattttaatatttgataataaatatagaatataattataattcatggTTACTAAACTTTTGTaagtataaaattctaaatagtgattttttttagtacCACATAATGTAATATTCATGCTCATGCATTTATGCTATTTGAAACCACATTGTTTCTATCAAGTTATACATTGAAAGCTCTTAATTGCAGTTGTtcttttgtttatgttttaaagaaaagaaaattcatgtttcaaattcaaattgcttGTCTTATTCAATTTGCTTCTAATGCTAATTTATGTTTGGAAATTGTTAAAACTCTCTATTAGAAAATAGCTGCAAGTAGtacttaaatagcattttttttataatgtatgaaTACTTACTGTATTATTATGAATATCAGCACAagagattaatatttattaacaaaaagttattttttgtttcatttttgctttttttatgcattttaaaagctTGTATTCAATCCtaacatatttttgtttctatGTTTCGCCTTTTGTTTTTCAAGTGAGTAtatcttcaaaaatgaaaactatttgaagAGTCAAAGGATCAAATAGGATTTCTAGTTCAAGTAAACTGCTTTTACATCATGATgacttaatttcagatttataaatttttattttggtaagtGACATTTAatctaatgctttttttaaaaaaagcaaacaaaattaaatatttttatttatcattttttaactatGCATCACCTTTTCTTTGCAAtcgttttatatgttttaatattcatttgatgCTTAATTCAGAATagtgatttaataattattataaaaagaatcatttataaaagtcaatatttttaaagaatttctcttttcttctacaatcttaaactaataaaaattttctaactcTGTAAGTAAAACATTAACAAAGAaaacaaacatacttttaaacaaaaatagaaaaaaaagtgccTTCTTTCCCTTTATTGTATAATCATTTTATAGGTTATTAATTTAGAAGTATGtctgaaaataagaaagaagagGTTTTAGAAAGGAGTGGCCCAGTATTCAATCCTCCTGTGTACATTCAACGATACACAACAGTTCGAGACATTTTGTTCAAACTTCCTGGAATTGAAAAGGTTGTAACATCCATcctattttgctaattttaattttgctttataaatgcAGAATgcatttactgaattttcatatatGGAAAACAAATGCCtccattttagctttttttaaaataaaaaataaaattctataactgGGAGTGATTGTGCTTCAGCTATATCcagaattctatatttattgCATTCTAAAATTCCAGatttactacattttaaaattcaaaatttataaatttattgtattctgAAGTCTTGAACTTCTTGATTTGTTAGATGAAAGTACATtacctttatcaaatttttcattaaaattttattgcaagaacAATTTTGTTACAAATGATTTCTTGCAATATGGTCAAAACAGCAAAAAGTGCATGGTTACTTACGTTTGTGAGCTTAAGTGATAGTTTTTCATAGAATTCAATGGCATTACATTAGAGTAATtgtctttttatagaattaagagaaaatattataataaaaaaaatttggtaactCTACACAGaccaaatgaaatatatatatatataaccaatctaaagtaagaaatattttgaaaatgaaacgaaatagtttcggaatcgcaactaaaaattattttttttattcaaactaaaaccaaaaaaggagcaggaaaaaacatcatagtatttagagagcgcaaatgcagctacttctaaaacacagatgaatcaagacaaaaataataaaaatcaagttaatagaaaaatcaaattaaaccaaataaaaaaataatccggcctgaagactttttcaagggttaccctaaaaaaaagggtttttttttttctgtgaaggaatgcagattAGATTATTAGACTGtctagtctgcattccttcacagaaaaattcccttatttttaatccttgcctgagggtgaccattgaaaaagtcttcaggctggattattttttttatttggtttaatttgattttcctattaacttgatttttattacttatataatcaaaatttatctgtttgtgaacatgataacttcTAATGCAACAagcttaaaatgatgaaatttatcatacttatattttaaataataagaagaatcaATAAACCAGAATTGCTTGGATCCAACCATTGGACTGATTTAGAAAACTTTCACATGAAAGTTCCGAGCTCTAGATATGTTATCGAGGGTGGTATGCCCAAGGTTTTTTCTTCTGAAGAAATAAACATTGTTCCACTCTAGATTGTATTTAAGGAAAATCTAAGTGAGAGTTCTTTCAACTCCTGaatcgatttcaaaaattttgatttcatatggaAGCCTATGATTTTTAGATATGTCTTCAATGATCACTTACCCTCCTGCGTTCTCagttttcaagagaaaaaaaaaaaaaaaaaacgctgtcGCATTATATATGGTTTAGGAAGAAAATCTGTGACTGAGCTCACCATgtactgatttcaaaaattttatttttgtatgaaagttTATGACCTCAAAATATCTTATCAGTAGTCAACTGCCATTTTTCCTCATCtgatcaaaagatattttaaaaaaataaagcagccCTTCAGCTTTGACAACTGAAtcgattttatcattttcaatgccaactttttaacaattttgctATTTTGAAATATGGCTAATTTATCAGATTGCTCTATCATTATTgtacaatttttactttaatttttgtaatatatgcttttattgtTGTAAGATGTAAATCATCAAAATTGATTAGCATGACTAAATCAATCTCATTAACATTAACTGTCTTCAATGAGAGCatatcaattatattaatataattatgttaaCTTTGATAAGATACATgttatcaaaacaaaagaaagtttaaattataattgcataataataatagagTATTTTGATTGCTGTTTAAGTATACTTTGAAAGTAGCGAAATTACTTGGAGATGAAAATTGATGACTTCATTTCAGTTATTGAGATTGGAGCCTctgccaaaatattattttgtgatatgtcctggaaatgaagataaaaaagatatatgaTCTTTGATTATATATCTTGGAGTAGTTTTGCCTAGAGACAGAATACATTTAAGATAAAGTACTGACCTTCATTTCCATATTTGTAGtcttatatttatcttaatttgtcCTCTactatatatttctttaagtgATTCTGGAAAAATCGTATGctattgatttctttcttttataaatattttgaagtgaatACAAAAATCAAGTGAGCTGtagtttggatatttttttctgaatgttgattatttaatttatactttttgtatGTTGTTTTGGGACGCAGTTTTTTGggattttacttttttatctttTGGTCAATCACTTCCTTGATGGTTGAGGGAAAGCTAGTCATCGAAGCTAACTAGCATTATTTAATAAcctaaattgcaaatatattaaattatgaatcaaatcattcaaaaGATTCTTCTACCATTTTTGTCTATTCAAGGATTTATGAATGCAGTAActcataaaagaataaattatataaatgaaatttggcatatagtctTGGCATcctgtttttaaaactttccaaGTTTTTTTTCTACTAAGCTAAAGGGAAGAGGTCCGAATACAATATAATTTAGCTTCACtgtgctaaaaaattaaaaaaaacttgttacaTTGTTTAactatatgaaaaaattcagGGGAAGAATACTATGCCTAGTTAGTTCaaacaaagatttttctttttccatcctttaaaaatatgctaattattttttgcagGTTGTAGATTTTGGATGTGCTGAAGGTAAATTTATTAAGTACTTAAAGAAATTGCCATTTGCTACAGAAATTTCATGTGTAGATTTACACGAGCCATCATTAGAAAGTGCTGTGCATGCTTCAAGACCCAATGCATGGGATTTTATATTCAAACGTCAtcaacctttaaaaattaaaatattcaaaggaagTGCCCTAGAAAATGATTCTCGACTACAAGGATATAATGCTGTCACATGCATAGAGTtgtaagttttcaatttttttacatgtataaataataattttaaaacttcattttcattttcctgatattaatttttttctgaaattaaataaatttgtcagttttgattctattttgtttctttttatatattttagcactttaagcaaaataattctgatgtttttccttttaattttagaattgaacACCTTGAACCAAAATATTTGGAACCTTTAACTGCTAATATTTTTGGATTCATTCGTCCAAAAATAGCCATTTTTACCACTCCAAACTGTGAATTCAATGTTCTTTTTCCTAATCTGGAGGGATTTCGGCACTGGGATCACAAATTTGAATGGGATAGAAAACAATTTGAGGAATGGTaagatataaagtaaattttaaaaaagcatttattctcATGTAGTGTTTGTTAGTTATTTTATCCATATTAACTAGGCCATGTCTTCTGTTCtccaaaattgatttaaaaaaattgattaattttccaaaagttGTAAAAGATGACAAAAATCaactatttttctttacattttaatatttctctctaTATTTAATGTAGCATTAGCTATTAAATACTCcttttattaatagttaaattgGTTTATTAGTTCTAGCTACACATTTTctctaaagttaattttaaaaaatgcaaaattaattcaatatgtaatttttaattcatcaccataatcttcaaaatttatcttgtcaATGAGTTACAACAATTTAATATATCTACATGTTTTAAGGTTATTTAGgactataaaaatatcaattttctttattgtgtTTGTTTATGGTAATACATTGCAAAACGAATATTATGTCTTAATAAAGAATAAGTGGCAAGTAAATGTTGAATTCCATTTTTCAATTAAGAAGAAATGTCAGGATACAAATTAACcattaattttgtagaaattgtatatTAAACACTTTAAGTTAGAAATAACTCTTGTTAATTGTCCTATATGTGATTTTCCATATTGATATTTCCTGTCTAAATAACTTAGCAGTTATTTTTAATGCAgggaattaaaattcattattatttcttatttatcaaaaaaaaaatttttatatgggaatacagaaaagaaatttatttcaatttcataattttatgactACTGATGTATGCATTAAGTTGTGTTGAGGCTTCAGGCAGTTGTCTGGTTAACTGACCTTTGAGACAtttgtttttgatataaatttgactCTTCACTTTATTGCTTGAGTGAAATTGTAAACTATTCTGTAGTAAGTAAGTTCTGTAAACTGTAGTTTAATTAAGCTTTcaagaagataataaaatattttaatggctttAAACACTGATTGAGGCTTTGTGAAGTATTTTctggttttaatatttaataattggaaCATGGACAACttcaaaacaatctttttttttttttttcatgttagtGTTATCCGAGTTCTTATTTTTACTGTTGACTTTTTAAGATCTGGTAATTAGCCAGGGTTGCAGTAGCTAACTTTTTTTCAGTGTATTTTGGCAATTTAATAGcatctgaattattaaaaagatacatTTGATTCTTACTGAGTGTCACATGGATGACATCAGGTTTATGTCCAAAATACCCAAATTCTTTCATAACTCagattttccaaatatgttctgattttttttttttttttttgttgttgttgttgttgttaaataatttataacttgtTCCTTTCATTTAACAGATATGCATTATTTCTCTTTCCATTTGtagaaaaaatctttcttaaaaaaggaaatttttcaaattttagtgaaGCTAATGTATTTGCCCATGTCTGCACAACATACAGACTAACTATTCCCAAATGTGTTCTTCATTTATCATAATATTCATCTTTGCATCTTCTTGAATACTTCAACTCAAAAGTTAACAAATCAGTATTTTCAGTTCTTGTTTTTGATATCTAACAACTGTTTGATAGTATTTAATTTCTTGGCTTAGCAacatcaaagcttttttttttgcaccatgtagaatcaaaatctcaaattttatttgatgaagaTGATTCTTTAGAGGTAAATTTTTCAGCATGTAAACAGAATTTAATGCCTCTTTGAGGATGCATTTCTTTtcctaataaattattcttactaaaattctaataaatttaataaacatattcatcataaatatatttattctgataaactgaataaaaattaaattatgaggAAGATGATTCTGGAAATTCCaaagttaaatctttaaaataagattaaatctatttgaaattaGTTCATTTAATGCATACCTCATTAATGTTATAATGATATGTTTGTTCAAGATACAATTAAGTAAAGTTTAAGTAAGGCTTTGTCCCAAAGTTTACTAAACAACTGCTGTCTTAATCATGGAGAGGAATCTTACTAAAgatatatttagttttcatttttaacagtgcGTGTAATGTCATGAAAAAAGCCTAAAAATGCTTAATGTTCCCAAGAAGTAGAAAGTAAACTTTTTGAGGGTTGCTGATATGTATTAAGCTAATACTTAAT includes the following:
- the LOC129969072 gene encoding uncharacterized protein LOC129969072, translating into MINMFKRKTTLPARPPIPSKDEIIDDLTQATPDDVVFKIDPKDKLFILDAHDINDLPEDLNDSGLKDQTEFLDPHQAYIKVASFMEKMNHLEKHLSELEKNKNNLKILEENLLSDITKVEEEFKKRSET
- the LOC129968935 gene encoding small RNA 2'-O-methyltransferase-like; this encodes MSENKKEEVLERSGPVFNPPVYIQRYTTVRDILFKLPGIEKVVDFGCAEGKFIKYLKKLPFATEISCVDLHEPSLESAVHASRPNAWDFIFKRHQPLKIKIFKGSALENDSRLQGYNAVTCIELIEHLEPKYLEPLTANIFGFIRPKIAIFTTPNCEFNVLFPNLEGFRHWDHKFEWDRKQFEEWCNSILDNFPDYTVKIQGVGDPPPESSHLGPLSQLAVFTLKTSPSKQPYTINSNSATETYNLIDEHLYPGRSQGDCDEVN